In Atribacterota bacterium, the DNA window TAGAAGGAGAGCTGGAAATAACCTTCATTGGACATGGTACTCTTATTCTTGCTTTCCAGGATAAAGTTATTCACATAGATCCCTGGAGCAATTTAGCTGATTATCACGAATTACCCCAGGCTGATATTATTTTAATTACTCATGAACACACTGACCACTTAGATTTGAAGGCAATTGAATTGATTAGAAAAGAAGATACAGTTATAGTATTAACTGAGGTTTGTCAGGAGAAGGTTGGATCAGGATTGGTAATGAAAAATGGAGATACTCAGATGGTAAAAGATGTAAAAATTACTGCAGTTCCAGCTTACAATATTCAACATAAACGTGATAATGGTCAACCCTTTCATCCCAGAGGAGAGGGCAATGGCTATATTCTTAATTTTGCTGATTTAACTTTATATATAGCCGGAGATACTGAAAACATACCAGAAATGGCAGATTTGAAAAATATTGATATTGCTTTTCTTCCCATGAATTTACCCTATACCATGACTCCGGAAATGGTAGCTGAGGCAGCAAAGGTAATAAAACCTAAAATACTCTATCCTTATCATTTGGGTAATACCGATACCAATCAGTTAATTGAGTTTTTAGGAGACCAGAAAGATATCGAAATACAGATTAGAAAAATGTCCTGATTGGAGTTAATTATGAAAGAACGTTTTATTGTAATTGGCGGAGATGCAGCAGGAATGAGTGCTGCCAGTAAAGCTAGGAGAGAAAACGCGGAGCTGGAAATAATAGTATTAGAAAAAGGCGGCTGGGCTTCTTATGCTGCTTGTGGCTTGCCCTATTATTTAAAGGGGAATGTTAAAAACATAGAGGATTTAATTGCTATTCAACCTGAAATATTCAGGAAGGAAAGAAATATTGACTTACGCTTAAACCATGAAGTAACGAGGATTAATCCTGAAAAAAAGATAATTGTTGCCCAATCCCCCCAGGGTGAAATAGAACTTACCTATCATAAACTTTTAATCAGTACTGGGGCAAAAGCAGTCAAACCAAAAATTAAAGGTATTGATTCTCATGGTGTCTTTTTCCTGCGGGATATAACAAGTGCCATAAAAATTAAGGAATATTTAGCAGAGAGGGCACCAAAATCAGTCCTGATTGTAGGAGGGGGATACATCGGTCTGGAAATGGCAGAGGCATTCTACTCCCTGGGAATGTCTGTTCAGATAGTAGAATTACTGCCACATCTCCTAAATTCTTTTGGCCTGGATATAGCAGAAGTAGTAGAAAAATATATTAAGAACTATGTCAGATTGCATTTAGGTAGACGGGTAAATAGTATTCGAGAAATTGATACTGGTAAATTATCTGTTTATGTCAGTGCTGAACAGGATAAACAACAGGAAGATATAGACACAGAAATGCTCCTGATAGCGACCGGAATTGTACCTGAGGTTACCCTGGCCAGAGAAGCCGGTATAAAATTAGGTCCAAGAGGAGCCATT includes these proteins:
- a CDS encoding MBL fold metallo-hydrolase, with translation MLKIVLILLILSGLANTSRAQPSLEKDYFKTVEGELEITFIGHGTLILAFQDKVIHIDPWSNLADYHELPQADIILITHEHTDHLDLKAIELIRKEDTVIVLTEVCQEKVGSGLVMKNGDTQMVKDVKITAVPAYNIQHKRDNGQPFHPRGEGNGYILNFADLTLYIAGDTENIPEMADLKNIDIAFLPMNLPYTMTPEMVAEAAKVIKPKILYPYHLGNTDTNQLIEFLGDQKDIEIQIRKMS
- a CDS encoding FAD-dependent oxidoreductase, which gives rise to MKERFIVIGGDAAGMSAASKARRENAELEIIVLEKGGWASYAACGLPYYLKGNVKNIEDLIAIQPEIFRKERNIDLRLNHEVTRINPEKKIIVAQSPQGEIELTYHKLLISTGAKAVKPKIKGIDSHGVFFLRDITSAIKIKEYLAERAPKSVLIVGGGYIGLEMAEAFYSLGMSVQIVELLPHLLNSFGLDIAEVVEKYIKNYVRLHLGRRVNSIREIDTGKLSVYVSAEQDKQQEDIDTEMLLIATGIVPEVTLAREAGIKLGPRGAIVTDEFGETNTPDIYAAGDCAEVKSIVTNQNTYIPLALTANRNGRAVGSTIGGKKTRLSPIAGTAVVKVFQLEVATTGLMDIEVAQKYGFNPIKITIDSRSRAGYCPGSKPIKISLMADSNTKKVLGCSMVGEEGVAKRIDIVATALYSRLTVEQLENLDLAYAPPFSPVWDPVLTAAKVLNEKLE